From a single Stomoxys calcitrans chromosome 4, idStoCalc2.1, whole genome shotgun sequence genomic region:
- the LOC106085280 gene encoding zinc finger protein 652-B produces the protein MSGSNVCQLCRNISMDSVRLQDANGRHNQVYDITVKFFHAKFLDAEQGSFTVLCMECWRQISGFNNFQQSVLLLQENLHKEIQKSTNFLSDTIEILSDESNGGVEIKKERYFSNVNTDVGDDVYKVDNPSSSSTIDDDFQEFEKYSPEETMTQPEIPATNTFGSGQLIVTDTAVKFEANFKVERTSDECLEFVENDVSDGCEDTITPLTVDTENGEIMVSHLNEENSNGQLVEHLNEENSNGQLVEHLNGENSNGQLVDLENGPSTSEKCVVRKKSDKEMDAVIAKWRSSLDCYVCDRAFKTFDSIKSHFQKRHPKDEFYILCCGRKLRYRGKMEQHATYHMDPKAFACKLCPKKFKWKATLTNHLVVVHPKEMDRFYPQNPQYKHVCDICGKRYRVPCSLREHYTTHTGQRMHSCEVCNKTFKYGSGLSYHLATEHPEESEKRKKKPGSGIICCPVCQRKFKHHSSMFNHVKSFHPEQFAQRKKERKEKQYLNSNMKYTALSNKCQ, from the exons ATGTCCGGTTCCAATGTATGCCAATTATGTAGAAACATATCTATGGATAGTGTACGCCTGCAAGATGCCAATGGTCGTCACAACCAGGTGTATGATATCACAGTGAAGTTTTTCCACGCCAAG TTTTTGGACGCTGAACAAGGTTCATTCACTGTCTTGTGTATGGAATGCTGGCGCCAAATATCAGGTTTCAACAACTTCCAGCAGTCTGTGCTGCTTTTGCAGGAAAATCTTCACAAAGAAATCCAAAAATCAACAAACTTTCTATCAGACACCATAGAAATACTATCCGATGAGTCCAATGGCGGCgttgaaataaaaaaggaacGCTACTTTTCTAACGTAAACACTGATGTGGGTGATGATGTTTATAAAGTTGACAATCCCTCAAGCTCTTCCACGATCGACGATGATTTccaggaatttgaaaaatacTCCCCAGAAGAAACTATGACTCAGCCGGAAATCCCCGCCACAAATACTTTTGGATCCGGTCAGCTAATTGTCACTGATACAGCTGTAAAATTCGAAGCGAATTTTAAAGTTGAAAGGACATCAGACGAATGCTTGGAATTCGTCGAAAATGATGTTAGTGATGGTTGTGAAGACACAATTACACCCCTAACAGTTGATACCGAAAATGGCGAAATAATGGTCTCCCATCTCAATGAGGAAAACTCAAATGGCCAGTTGGTTGAACATCTCAATGAGGAAAATTCAAATGGCCAGTTGGTTGAACATCTCAATGGGGAAAACTCAAATGGCCAGTtggttgaccttgaaaatggaCCCAGTACATCGGAAAAGTGTGTAGTAAGAAAAAAATCGGACAAGGAAATGGACGCAGTTATAGCCAAATGGAGATCATCTCTAGATTGTTATGTATGTGATAGAGCTTTCAAAACATTCGATTCCATTAAAAGTCATTTTCAAAAGCGTCATCCCAAAGATGAATTTTACATATTATGTTGCGGCCGCAAACTGAGATATCGCGGCAAAATGGAGCAGCATGCAACTTATCACATGGATCCAAAGGCGTTCGCATGTAAACTTTGCCCCAAAAAGTTCAAATGGAAAGCTACGCTCACTAATCATTTGGTTGTTGTACACCCCAAAGAAATGGATCGTTTCTATCCTCAAAATCCCCAATATAAACATGTCTGCGACATCTGTGGCAAGCGTTATAGAGTCCCATGTTCTTTAAGGGAGCACTACACTACCCACACAGGACAGCGAATGCATTCGTGTGAAGTGTGCAACAAAACTTTTAAATACGGCTCTGGATTATCATACCATCTGGCAACAGAGCATCCTGAGGAATCcgagaaaagaaagaaaaaacctgGCTCTGGAATTATTTGTTGTCCCGTTTGCCAAAGAAAGTTCAAACATCATAGCAGTATGTTTAATCATGTAAAATCATTTCATCCGGAGCAATTTGCCCAGAGAAAGAAGGAAAGGAAAGAAAAGCAgtatttaaattcaaatatgaaATATACTGCGCTTAGTAATAAATGTCAGTAA
- the LOC106085278 gene encoding myoneurin, with the protein MSGSNVCRLCRSTCTETICLFDPSGNANEVYNITVKFFHPVFLQNESKGSIAVVAVLCMQCWQQIFRFHNFQQTVVLLQAHLLNEQQEGAALQSDKLTTLSIEEDIQKHFNIGGDIECDASGSVQDSETQPSTSSLGGAFGTGQLIITNHGIKLLSKSECNVNRMPVSKNPEPREESICENQEAVENELPGDDVGDANMILDIDENSQCTLQSSETVNVGFTCTWKKSSSDDEAHALTSSTSRGSNPASVKTELPFDVEDDEDESRSDNTLDDYDLCTPITSENNTNDSRREVSKQTFQFDMVIAEWKPTLECHACGEIYKTFSELKIHFKIKHVNERFYILCCERKFSERFRLQEHALLHLKPDAFKCNICSLNLGTRFNLKNHIRNMHSVGDNSEHKRYVCDVCGKRYATPSSLRDHHGIHTGVPMHTCEFCGHKFKFRSTWRYHIVKQHPNEVGNLMWKRVSIECKFCEAKFQSRRKHGDHLRSNHPDDPEESKTPT; encoded by the exons ATGTCTGGAAGCAATGTGTGTCGATTGTGTAGATCTACTTGTACTGAAACCATATGTCTTTTTGATCCCAGCGGCAATGCAAATGAGGTGTATAACAttacagtgaaattttttcaccCAGTG TTTCTCCAAAATGAATCGAAAGGATCAATAGCTGTGGTGGCAGTCCTATGCATGCAATGCTGGCAGCAAATCTTTCGTTTTCACAATTTTCAACAAACTGTGGTACTGTTACAGGCCCACCTGTTAAATGAACAACAAGAGGGAGCAGCGTTGCAGTCTGATAAGCTCACTACTCTCAGTATCGAGGAAGATATACAAAAACACTTTAATATCGGCGGTGATATAGAGTGTGACGCAAGTGGTTCCGTGCAAGACAGTGAGACACAACCTTCAACCTCGTCACTAGGTGGCGCCTTTGGTACAGGGCAATTAATTATAACAAATCATGGTATAAAATTGTTAAGTAAGTCAGAGTGCAATGTTAACAGAATGCCTGTTTCCAAGAACCCAGAGCCTAGAgaagaaagtatttgtgaaaatcaAGAAGCCGTGGAGAATGAATTACCAGGCGACGATGTTGGGGATGCGAATATGATTTTGGACATTGACGAAAACAGCCAATGCACACTCCAATCCTCTGAAACAGTCAACGTAGGTTTCACTTGCACTTGGAAGAAGTCATCCTCTGATGACGAAGCTCATGCGTTAACATCTTCCACATCCCGAGGCTCGAACCCTGCCTCGGTTAAGACTGAGCTTCCATTCGATGTTGAAGATGATGAAGATGAATCCCGTTCCGACAACACCCTTGACGACTATGATTTATGCACTCCCATAACCTCAGAGAACAATACTAACGATTCGCGCAGAGAAGTTAGTAAACAAACGTTTCAGTTCGACATGGTTATTGCCGAATGGAAACCCACACTAGAGTGCCACGCGTGCGGAGAAATATACAAGACATTTTCGGAACTTAAAATCCATTTTAAGATTAAACACGTTAATGAAAGGTTTTACATTTTATGCTGTGAACGCAAGTTTTCAGAGCGCTTTCGCTTGCAAGAACATGCATTGCTCCATCTGAAACCTGATGCTTTCAAATGCAACATTTGCAGCTTAAATTTGGGCACTAGATTCAATTTAAAGAATCACATAAGGAACATGCATTCGGTCGGTGATAACAGTGAGCACAAGCGATATGTTTGTGATGTGTGCGGCAAGAGATATGCCACTCCGTCAAGCCTGCGTGATCATCATGGGATTCACACAGGTGTCCCAATGCACACATGCGAGTTTTGCGGCCACAAATTTAAGTTTCGTTCAACCTGGCGATACCATATAGTCAAACAGCACCCAAATGAAGTGGGCAATTTAATGTGGAAACGCGTTTCCATTGAATGTAAATTTTGTGAAGCCAAATTCCAAAGTCGCCGCAAGCATGGTGATCATTTGAGAAGCAATCACCCAGATGACcctgaggaaagcaaaacaccaACATAA